A window from Taeniopygia guttata chromosome 10, bTaeGut7.mat, whole genome shotgun sequence encodes these proteins:
- the IDH2 gene encoding isocitrate dehydrogenase [NADP], mitochondrial produces the protein MAARYLRAAPALGRLPRRPPPAAGAGQRRHYADRRIKVANPVVEMDGDEMTRIIWAFIKEKLILPNVDVQLKYFDLGLPHRDKTDDQVTIDSALATQKYSVAVKCATITPDEARVEEFKLKKMWKSPNGTIRNILGGTVFREPIICKNIPRLVPGWTKPITIGRHAHGDQYKATDFVVNKSGTFKLVFTPKDGSGSKEWEVFNFPGGGVGMGMYNTDESISGFAHSCFQYAIQKKWPLYLSTKNTILKAYDGRFKDIFQEIFDKHYKTEFDKLKIWYEHRLIDDMVAQMLKSSGGFVWACKNYDGDVQSDILAQGFGSLGLMTSVLVCPDGKTIEAEAAHGTVTRHYREHQKGRPTSTNPIASIFAWTRGLEHRGKLDSNPDLIKFAQTLEKVCVDTVESGTMTKDLAGCIHGLANVKLNEHFVNTTDFLDAIKNNLDKALGKK, from the exons ATGGCCGCCCGTTACCTCCGCGCTGCCCCGGCGCTCGGCCGcctgccccgccgcccgccgcccgccgccggcgcGGGGCAGCGCCGCCACT ATGCCGACAGGCGGATCAAGGTGGCAAACCCGGTGGTGGAGATGGATGGGGACGAGATGACGCGGATCATCTGGGCCTTCATTAAGGAGAAG CTCATCCTGCCCAATGTGGATGTCCAGTTAAAATACTTCGACCTGGGGCTGCCACATCGGGACAAGACGGACGACCAGGTCACCATTGACTCAGCGCTGGCCACCCAGAAGTACAGCGTGGCTGTCAAGTGTGCCACCATCACACCTGATGAAGCCAGGGTGGAAG AGTTCAAACTGAAAAAGATGTGGAAGAGCCCCAACGGCACCATCCGAAACATCCTGGGGGGGACGGTGTTCCGGGAGCCCATCATCTGCAAGAACATTCCTCGTCTGGTGCCCGGCTGGACCAAGCCCATCACCATTGGCCGCCATGCCCACGGTGACCAG TACAAAGCCACCGACTTTGTGGTGAACAAGTCTGGGACATTCAAGCTGGTCTTCACGCCAAAGGACGGCAGCGGGTCCAAGGAGTGGGAGGTGTTCAACTTCCCTGGTGGCGGCGTGGGCATGGGCATGTACAACACAGACGAG TCCATCTCTGGCTTTGCGCACAGCTGCTTCCAGTACGCCATCCAGAAGAAGTGGCCGCTCTACCTGAGCACTAAGAACACCATCCTCAAGGCCTATGACGGGCGCTTCAAGGACATCTTCCAGGAGATCTTTGATAA GCACTACAAGACGGAGTTTGACAAGCTGAAGATCTGGTACGAGCACCGGCTCATCGACGACATGGTTGCCCAGATGCTGAAATCCTCCGGCGGCTTTGTCTGGGCCTGCAAGAACTACGATGGGGATGTGCAGTCAGACATCCTGGCCCAAG GGTTCGGCTCCCTGGGGTTGATGACCTCTGTCCTGGTGTGTCCGGATGGGAAGACCATCGAGGCCGAGGCCGCCCACGGCACTGTCACCCGCCACTACCGGGAGCACCAGAAG GGACGACCCACCAGCACCAACCCCATCGCCAGCATCTTCGCCTGGACACGCGGCCTGGAGCACCGCGGCAAGCTGGACAGCAACCCTGACCTCATCAA gtttGCACAGACGCTGGAGAAGGTTTGTGTGGACACAGTGGAGAGCGGGACCATGACGAAGGACCTTGCTGGCTGCATCCATGGCCTTGCCAA TGTGAAGCTGAATGAGCACTTTGTGAACACTACCGACTTCCTCGATGCCATCAAGAACAACCTGGACAAGGCTCTGGGCAAGAAATAG
- the GDPGP1 gene encoding GDP-D-glucose phosphorylase 1 yields the protein MAPLPSARHRPLPRQRHRPAPGGASAAPGAAGPARPGTRPAPGAGSAEMAAMAAAEPSPEEFVYGEEDFVLQAAGWDDPDSAPSRFDRVLLAGWSDRMERGLFRYRLGPLPTRVLPGAVRLVAQLNEKRSAERRPPQPVRSLRDPFDPGAFNFTRLRPAELLFRLRRSGGPGPTPEPLLVAINASPLERGHVLLLPEPARRLPQALTAPALRGALEAALLSAHPGFRVGFNGLGGGASVNHLHLHGLYLARPLPLEEAPAEPLGPRLGLLRAGPAPAFLFFAPGPAALEPVSRAVCRAAEHLGRAGLACNVLATRGDPPAGPGAGGGRGLRVLLWARRPLFGPKAGEPFAVALCELAGLLPLPAEPLYRDITEAQALSAIRQHLLPEPELLHLGGELARLLER from the coding sequence ATGGCGCCGCTTCCCTCCGCACGTCACCGCCCGCTGCCGCGGCAACGGCACCGGCCCGCCCCGGGCGGGGCAAGCGCGGCCCCCGGggcggccggccccgcccgcccgggcACACGGCCGGCTCCCGGCGCCGGCAGCGCGGAGATGGCGGCTATGGCGGCAGCGGAGCCGAGCCCCGAGGAGTTCGTGTACGGCGAGGAGGACTTCGTGCTGCAGGCGGCCGGCTGGGACGACCCGGACTCCGCGCCCTCCCGGTTCGACCGGGTGCTGCTGGCGGGCTGGAGCGACCGTATGGAGCGGGGACTGTTCCGGTACCGGCTGGGACCGCTGCCCACCCGCGTCCTGCCCGGCGCCGTGCGCCTCGTGGCGCAGCTGAACGAGAAGCGCAGCGCGGAGCGCCGCCCGCCGCAGCCCGTCCGCAGCCTCCGGGATCCCTTCGACCCCGGCGCCTTCAACTTCACCCGGCTGCGCCCCGCCGAGCTGCTGTTCCGCCTGCGCCGCAGCGGGGGCCCGGGGCCGACCCCCGAGCCGCTGCTGGTGGCCATCAACGCCAGCCCGCTGGAGCGGGGGCACGTCCTGCTGCTGCCGGAGCCGGCGCGGCGGCTGCCGCAGGCGCTGACGGCCCCGGCGCTGCGCGGGGCGCTGGAGGCGGCGCTGCTCAGCGCCCACCCCGGCTTCCGCGTGGGCTTCAACGGGCTGGGCGGCGGCGCCTCGGTCAACCACCTGCACCTGCACGGGCTCTACCTGGCCCGCCCGCTGCCGCTGGAGGAGGCTCCGGCCGAGCCGCTGGGGCCGCGCCTGGGGCTGCTCCGCGCCGGACCGGCCCCCGCCTTCCTCTTCTtcgcccccggccccgcggcgctgGAGCCGGTGTCGCGGGCCGTGTGCCGGGCGGCGGAGCACCTGGGCCGTGCCGGGCTGGCCTGCAACGTGCTGGCCACGCGGGGCGACCCgccggcggggcccggggccggcggcggccgcgggctGCGGGTGCTGCTGTGGGCGCGCCGGCCCCTCTTCGGCCCCAAGGCGGGCGAGCCCTTCGCCGTGGCGCTGTGcgagctggcagggctgctgccgctgcccgcCGAGCCGCTCTACCGGGACATCACCGAGGCGCAGGCCCTGAGCGCCATCCGCCAGCACCTGCTGCCCGAGCCCGAGCTGCTGCACCTGGGCGGGGAGCTGGCGCGGCTGCTGGAGCGCTGA
- the SEMA4B gene encoding semaphorin-4B, with the protein MAARPVLPVLAALLLSAAPEPVPRVSLPYDSAERVVRRFEAPGVSNYTALLLSPDGGTLYLGARELLLTLNTSNFQPSSPVHRLQWSADEEKKRQCVFKGKDPQRDCHNYIKLLLQLNSTHLYTCGTCAFSPACAYINVQHFSLERDASGKVVLEDGKGRCPFDPEYRSTAVMVDGELYAGTVSNFQGNEPTISRSQESRIALKTENSLNWLQDPVFVGSAYLRESLPAGNPEGDDDKVYFFFSETGKEFDYFENTIVSRIARVCKGDQGGERVLQRRWTTFLKAQLLCSHPEDGFPFNVLQDIFVLTPGELRWRETLFYGVFTSQWNKGGLGSSAVCAFPMRSVQRAFGGLYKEVNRETQQWYTDTSPVPEPRPGMCITSHTRHLKINSSLQMPDRVLNFIKDHFLMDSPVRSQPLLLQSHRRYQQIGVHRAQGLHGTYDVLFLGTDDGRLHKAVRVNHGVHIIEEIRLFPDGQPVLQLLLDQEQGLVYAATHTAVAQVPFANCSLYRSCGECVLSRDPFCAWSWGACRRLTPHPPAHPQLWAQDIEGADTERLCQLANTSQPRPRILLAPASDAPCQQIQLPPNAVRPLPCQLLSNLASRRWLHNGAPVNASYLVLPDGALILVGSPERAGTYECWSLEEGFRKLMASYCVGVEEPALGPANSGRKVAAGRDALETVSTSRSTSAVGSAAARLDGKTYWTEFLVMCVLFAAAVLVLAFFVLQRHRDGMKALLEPGDPSRHQKPPRKPVESLPLNGSSLPSTAPEHKGYQALQDNYIVSTPVHEPPGPPRTFSESEKRPLHVRDSFVEVSPACQRPRVRLGSEIQDSVV; encoded by the exons ATGGCGGCGCGGCCGGTGCTGCCGGTCCTGGCGGCGCTGCTGCTCTCGGCGGCTCCGGAGCCGGTCCCGCGGGTCAGCCTGCCCTACG ACTCGGCCGAGAGAGTCGTGCGGCGCTTTGAGGCGCCTGGGGTGTCCAACTACACGGCCCTGCTGCTGAGCCCGGACGGTGGGACCCTCTACCTGGGGGCACGAGAGCTGCTCCTCACTCTCAACACCAGCAACTTTCAGCCCAGCTCCCCTGTTCATAGG CTGCAGTGGAGTGCAGATGAGGAGAAGAAGAGGCAGTGTGTGTTCAAGGGCAAGGacccccag AGGGACTGTCACAACTACatcaagctgctgctgcagctgaacagCACCCACCTGTACACCTGTGGGACCTGCGCCTTCAGCCCAGCCTGCGCCTACATC AATGTGCAGCACTTCAGCCTGGAGCGGGACGCGTCGGGGAAGGTGGTGTTGGAGGACGGGAAGGGACGCTGCCCCTTTGACCCTGAGTACCGCTCCACAGCTGTGATGGTCG ACGGCGAGCTCTACGCCGGGACCGTCAGCAACTTCCAGGGCAATGAGCCGACCATCTCCCGCAGCCAGGAGAGCCGCATCGCCCTCAAGACCGAGAACTCTCTCAACTGGCTGCAAG ACCCGGTGTTCGTGGGCTCAGCCTACCTGCGGGAGAGCCTCCCTGCCGGCAATCCTGAGGGCGACGACGACAAGGTCTACTTCTTCTTCAGCGAGACCGGGAAGGAGTTTGACTATTTTGAGAACACCATCGTCTCCCGAATCGCACGTGTCTGCAAG GGGGACCAGGGCGGGGAGCGCGTGCTGCAGCGGCGCTGGACAACCTTCCTGaaggcacagctgctctgctcgCACCCTGAGGATGGGTTCCCCTTCAACGTGCTGCAGGACATCTTTGTGCTCACTCCGGGTGAGCTGCGCTGGAGGGAGACACTCTTCTATGGTGTCTTCACCTCGCAGTG GAACAAGGGCGGACTGGGCAGCTCGGCCGTCTGCGCCTTCCCCATGCGCAGCGTGCAGCGCGCCTTCGGCGGGCTCTACAAGGAGGTGAACCGCGAAACGCAGCAGTGGTACACGGACACCAGCCCCGTGCCAGAGCCCCGGCCAGGCATG TGCATCACCAGCCACACACGGCACCTGAAGATCAATTCATCGCTGCAGATGCCGGATCGGGTGCTGAACTTTATCAAGGACCACTTCCTGATGGACAGCCCCGTGCGCAGCCagccgctgctgctgcagagccaccGGCGCTACCAGCAGATCGGCGTGCACCGCGCGCAGGGCCTGCACGGCACCTACGACGTCCTGTTCCTGGGCACGG ACGACGGGCGGCTGCACAAGGCTGTGCGGGTGAACCACGGCGTGCACATCATTGAGGAGATCCGCCTCTTCCCTGACGGGCAGCCCgtcctccagctgctgctggaccaggagcag GGCCTCGTCTACGCAGCCACCCACACAGCAGTGGCCCAGGTGCCCTTTGCCAACTGCAGCCTGTACCGCAGCTGTGGGGAGTGCGTGCTGTCACGGGACCCCTTCTGCGCCTGGAGCTGGGGTGCCTGCCGCAGGctcaccccacatcccccagCACACCCACA GCTCTGGGCACAGGACATCGAGGGTGCTGACACGGAGCGGCTCTGCCAGCTGGCCAACACCTCCCAGCCCCGTCCCCGCATCCTGCTGGCCCCAG CCTCAGACGCCCCGTGCCAGCAGATCCAGCTACCTCCCAACGCCGTGCGGCCGCTGCcgtgccagctgctctccaaCCTGGCCTCGCGGCGCTGGCTGCACAACGGGGCACCTGTCAACGCCTCCTACCTGGTGCTGCCCGACGGGGCCCTCATTCTGGTGGGCAGCCCCGAGCGTGCGGGCACCTACGAGTGCTGGTCGCTGGAGGAGGGGTTCCGCAAGCTGATGGCCAGCTACTGCGTGGGCGTGGAAGAGCCGGCCCTCGGGCCAGCAAACTCTGGCAGGAAGGTGGCTGCCGGCCGCGACGCCCTGGAGACCGTCAGCACATCCCGGAGCACCTCGGCGGTGGGCAGTGCTGCGGCTCGCCTGGACGGCAAGACCTACTGGACCGAGTTCCTGGTGATGTGTGTGCTCTTTGCTGCTGCCGTCCTCGTGCTGGCATTCTTTGTCCTGCAGCGGCACCGTGACGGCATGAAGGCCTTGCTGGAGCCCGGCGACCCCAGCAGGCACCAGAAGCCGCCCCGCAAGCCGGTGGAGAGCCTGCCCCTGAATGGCAGCAGCCTGCCCAGCACGGCTCCTGAGCACAAGGGCTACCAGGCCCTGCAGGACAACTACATCGTCAGTACCCCTGTGCATGAGCCCCCAGGGCCCCCACGCACCTTCTCTGAGTCGGAGAAGAGGCCTCTCCATGTCCGTGACAGCTTCGTGGAGGTGTCTCCTGCCTGCCAAAGACCCCGGGTGCGCCTGGGCTCCGAGATCCAGGACTCGGTGGTGTGA
- the LOC100225172 gene encoding tubulin polyglutamylase TTLL13, with protein MVRSPWERGGTGSGAMAAAGGGGSTGPGPSPGTSPGEEEASDAAPPDRPAAPAAPEPRRKRSVPSINLSGCKYESVRRAAQHCGLKEAAENEEWTVCWTDSTVALERLMEMKRFQKINHFPGMIELCRKDLLARNLNRMLRLFPKEYNIFPRTWCLPADYGDFHAYRSMRKARTFICKPDNSCQGRGIFITHHPEEIKHGERMICQLYISEPFLIDGFKFDMRIYVLVTSCDPLKIFLYKEGLARFATKRYIDHSTRNLGDICMHLTNYAINKHNENFVQDDMVGSKRKLSTLNAWMAEHSYDTSKLWADIDDIVIKTLISAHPVLKHHYQSCFSSHTTGCACFEILGFDILLDRRLKPWLLEVNHSPSFNTDSQLDHEVKDALLCDTFNLINVHACNRKKVLEEDKRRVKERLLQASQTPRESRRREQENSQAAWLAQAETYENEHLGGFRRIYPAPGTEKYEPFFQQSRSLFQETAASKAREEYARQQLEEMRLKNEKLEAARKKRIQNKGTAPTSHLTYRSTKAWDRKRMQYNSMQPQNIVAHEEKSRVNALLQREKLIRDLGITEQLSQLLSTADAQGSCALQGQLPISWDAIGDHNSHDLMMLMSLLGVPAQPPGHGVMPSPRGRALPRHVPDPDPSDTQALCIQGQSVPYHVRHEGSRVLGGGWLQGRAAGAVVTQPCAHPKRLQPRHECLPGTGSQAEGCDAGSVSSSDGGSCPPASPASPEQATGDGIFSCAVVQELPTATAVHDQHTDTSHHGEESPCQGVTACQCLSHSQPEKHRARRRRAAARMERLRRELGGRRGAPDRTLTWQAMEQLRFLRRELPEEWPLERLAQGFGVSTDVVRRVLRSRGCPSPRRRLRQDQRALSAAATAPPPARGAGHGREVRAPDGTLLYRLPRGWGGPGPSAQ; from the exons ATGGTGCGGTCGCCATGGGAACGCGGCGGAACCGGGAGCGGAgcgatggcggcggcgggcggcggcgggagcacGGGCCCGGGCCCATCCCCGGGAACCTCTCCGGGCGAGGAGGAGGCCAGCGACGCTGCCCCCCCGGACCGTCCCGCTGCCCCCGCCGCACCCGAGCCGCGGAGGAAGCGCAG TGTCCCCTCCATCAACCTGAGCGGCTGCAAGTACGAGAGTG TGCGGCGGGCGGCGCAGCACTGTGGGCTGAAGGAAGCGGCAGAGAACGAGGAGTGGACGGTGTGCTGGACGGACAGCACGGTCGCCTTGGAGCGCCTCATGGAAATGAAGCGCTTCCAG AAGATCAACCACTTCCCAGGCATGATTGAGCTGTGCCGCAAGGACCTGCTGGCTCGCAACCTGAACCGCATGCTCCGGCTCTTCCCCAAGGAGTACAACATCTTCCCCCGCACGTGGTGCCTGCCAGCCGA CTACGGAGATTTCCATGCCTATAGATCCATGAGGAAAGCAAGAACATTCATCTGCAAGCCTGACAACAGCTGCCAGGGAAGAGGGATCTTCATAACCCACCACCCAGAGGAGATCAAGCACGGGGAACGCATGATCTGTCAGCTATACATCTCTGAG CCCTTCCTCATCGATGGCTTCAAGTTTGACATGCGCATCTACGTGCTGGTCACATCCTGTGACCCACTGAAGATTTTTCTCTACAAGGAGGGCCTGGCCCGGTTTGCCACCAAGAGGTACATCGATCACAGCACAAGAAACCTG GGTGACATCTGCATGCACCTGACCAATTATGCAATCAACAAACACAATGAGAACTTTGTCCAGGACGACATGGTGGGCAGCAAGAG GAAGCTGTCCACCCTGAATGCCTGGATGGCAGAGCACAGCTATGACACATCAAAGCTCTGGGCAGATATTGATGACATTGTTATAAAGACACTGATTTCAGCTCACCCTGTGCTGAAACACCATTACCAGAGCTGCTTCTCCAGCCACACTACTGGCTGCGCCTGCTTTGAAATCCTGGGCTTTGACATTTTGCTCGATAGAAGGCTGAAGCCATGGCTgctggag GTGAACCACTCTCCCAGCTTCAACACAGATTCTCAGCTAGACCATGAGGTGAAGGATGCCCTTCTGTGTGACACCTTCAACCTGATCAATGTGCACGCCTGTAATAGAAAGAAGGTGCTAGAGGAAGACAAGCGTCGGGTAAAGGAACGGCTCCTCCAGGCCAGCCAGACTCCCCGGGAGTCCAG gcgcAGGGAGCAGGAGAACAGCCAGGCTGCCTGGCTGGCACAGGCTGAGACCTACGAGAACGAGCACCTGGGAGGGTTCCGACGCATCTacccagcacctgggacagagAAGTACGAACCATTCTTCCAGCAGAGCAGGTCCCTCTTCCAGGAAACAGCAGCATCCAAGGCAAGAGAAGAGTATGCCAG gcagcagctggaggagatgcgcctgaaaaatgaaaagctgGAAGCTGCCAGGAAGAAGAGGATCCAGAATAAAGGAACAGCTCCTACAAGCCACCTTACCTACAGAAGCACCAAGGCGTGGGATAGAAAG CGCATGCAGTACAACTCCATGCAGCCCCAGAACATCGTGGCACATgaagagaagagcagagtgAATGCTCTGCTGCAGCGTGAGAAGCTGATCCGAGACCTGGGCATCACCgagcagctgtcccagctgctgtccACGGCTGACGCCCAGGGATCCTGCGCGCTCCAGGGCCAG cTGCCGATTTCCTGGGATGCCATCGGGGACCACAACAGCCACGATTTAATGATGCTTATGTCATTGCTGGGagtcccagctcagcccccgGGACACGGGGTCATGCCCAGCCCTAGAGGCCGGGCCCTGCCACGGCACGTCCCAGACCCAGATCCCAGCGACACACAGGCCCTCTGCATTCAAGGCCAGAGCGTCCCGTACCACGTGCGGCACGAGGGCTCGCGGGTGCTGGGCGggggctggctgcagggccGGGCAGCGGGGGCAGTGGTcacccagccctgtgcccaccccaAGCGGCTGCAGCCGAGACACGAGTGCCTCCCTGGCACCGGGAGCCAGGCTGAAGGCT gtgaTGCTGGTAGTGTGTCATCCTCCGATGGAGGCAGCTGTCCCCCCGcttccccagccagcccagagcaggccACAGGTGATGGCAtcttcagctgtgctgtggtCCAGGAGCTTCCCACCGCCACTGCCGTTCACGATCAGCACACAGACACCTCACACCACGGCGAAGAGTCGCCATGCCAGGGTGTCACAGCGTGCCAGTGCCTCTCACACTCACAGCCTGAAAAGCACAG ggcgcggcggcggcgggcggcggcgcggatGGAGCGGCTGCGGCGGGAGCTgggcgggcggcgcggagcCCCCGATCGCACCCTGACCTGGCAGGCGATGGAGCAGCTGCG GTTCCTGCGGCGGGAGCTGCCCGAGGAGTGGCCGCTGGAGCGCCTGGCCCAGGGCTTCGGCGTCAGCACCGACGTGGTGCGGCGGGTGTTGCGGAGCCGCGGCTGCCCCTCACCGCGCCGCCGCCTGCGGCAGGACCAGCGGGCGCTGAGCGCCGCCGCCACGGCACCGCCGCCGGCACGGGGAGCGGGGCACGGCCGCGAGGTGCGCGCCCCCGACGGGACGCTGCTGTACCGGCTGCCGCGGGGctggggcgggccggggcccAGCGCGCAATAA
- the CIB1 gene encoding calcium and integrin-binding protein 1, producing the protein MGGSASLIPRDLLSEYQELTFLSKQEILLAYKRFSELLPKEERENACSARVPKSQILTLPELRANPFQHQICHVFSTSESGDDSMSFEDFLDMLSVFSDSATSDIKSHYAFRIFDFDNDGILDRKDLEQLVNCLTGQGEESQLSSAEMEQLIQNILEESDIDKDGTINLSEFQHVVSRSPDFASSFKIVL; encoded by the exons ATGGGCGGCTCGGCCAGCCTGATCCCGCGGGACTTGCTGAGCGAGTACCAG GAGCTGACGTTCCTGAGCAAGCAGGAGATCTTGCT TGCCTACAAGAGGTTCAGTGAGCTGCTGCcgaaggaggagagggagaacGCCTGCTCCGCGCGGGTTCCCAAGAGCCAGATCCTGACGCTGCCTGAGCTGCGG GCAAACCCCTTCCAGCACCAGATCTGCCACGTGTTCTCAACCTCAGAGAGCGGGGATGACAGCATGTCGTTTGAAGACTTTCTCGATATGCTGAGTGTCTTCAGCGATTCTGCCACGTCTGACATCAAATCCCACTATGCCTTCCGCATCTTTG ACTTTGACAACGATGGGATTCTGGACAGGAAGGATCTGGAGCAACTGGTGAACTGCCTGACAGGGCAAGGCGAGGAGTCCCAGCTGAGCAGCGCAGAGATGGAGCAGCTCATCCAAAAT ATCCTGGAGGAGTCTGACATCGACAAGGACGGCACCATCAACCTCTCCGAGTTCCAGCACGTTGTCTCCCGCTCCCCGGACTTTGCCAG CTCCTTCAAGATTGTCCTGTGA
- the HDDC3 gene encoding guanosine-3',5'-bis(diphosphate) 3'-pyrophosphohydrolase MESH1, whose amino-acid sequence MGSEAAGMGSEAAGMGSEAAGMGSEAAGMGSEAAEVGSEGAGMGSEAAGMGSEAAGMGSEVARLLDAVDFAARKHKEQRRMDPEGTPYINHPIAVARILAHEAGVTDLVVLQAALLHDTVEDTATTLAELEERFGAAVRQVVEEVTDDKRLPKAERKRLQIERAPACSRRAKLVKLADKLHNLRDLNRCTPQGWSEERVQEYFRWAARVVSGLRGTSAALEGALQRLFEERGVPT is encoded by the exons ATGGGCTCCGAGGCCGCGGGGATGGGGTCCGAGGCCGCGGGGATGGGATCCGAGGCCGCGGGGATGGGGTCCGAGGCCGCGGGGATGGGCTCCGAGGCCGCGGAGGTGGGCTCCGAGGGCGCGGGGATGGGTTCCGAGGCCGCGGGGATGGGCTCCGAGGCCGCGGGGATGGGCTCCGAGGTGGCGCGGCTGCTGGACGCGGTGGACTTTGCAGCCAGGAAACACAAGGAGCAGCGGCGGATGGATCCGGAGGGCACCCCCTACATCAACCACCCCATCG CCGTGGCCCGGATCCTGGCGCATGAGGCCGGCGTGACGGACCTGGTGGTGCTGCAG GCCGCCCTGCTGCACGACACGGTGGAGGACACGGCCACCACGCTGGCGGAGCTGGAGGAGCGGTTCGGCGCGGCGGTGCGGCAAGTGGTGGAGGAGGTGACGGACGACAAGCGGCTGCCCAAGGCGGAGCGCAAGCGGCTGCAGATCGAGCGCGCTCCCGCCTGCAGCCGCCGCGCCAAGCTGGTCAAGCTGGCCGACAAGCTGCACAACCTGCGCGACCTGAACCGCTGCACCCCGCAAG ggTGGTCGGAGGAGCGCGTGCAGGAGTACTTCCGGTGGGCGGCGCGCGTGGTGTCCGGGCTGCGCGGCACCAGCGCGGCCCTGGAGGGGGCGCTGCAGCGCCTGTTCGAGGAGCGCGGCGTGCCCACGTGA